The sequence ACCTGGCCAGGGAGAGGATTCCTCCAGATGTCCCCATCCTGCTCAACATCCTGCACCACCTCATCCCCCCAGCTCTGAACCCCATTGTTTATGGTGTGAGAACCAAGGAGATCAAGCAGGGAATCCAGAAACTGCTCAGGAGGTTATAAGAGGTAAAATGCGAGAAGCCTACATTGAGAACAGAAGTTGCTAACTGGCAATGATTTTCCTGAGGTATAACTGCAGGAATAAGTTTGGATTTTACTTTCTCCAGTGTTAGAGTTGATTATGAAAATATCTGTAACTTGGTTCCTACTTTCTATTTCACTTACTGGAAACTTAGTCTTTTGTATTCTGAAGTTACCTGGATATTTCCCCTGGCCTTATCTATGTTAGAAGGACTTATCAAGTCATAGTTAGAAGAGCTTAACTAGAgtgatattatttttcaaataaagaaaaactgtttctgtgagtttgcttctgttatgttttgtttgttggtcttgctttttagatttcacatctaagtgaaatcatatagtatttgtcccttctctgacttctttcacttagcatgtccTCTGGGTCTATacttgttgcaaatggcaaaattttattctcttaaaaaatGCCTGAATAATAGTTTTTTTATACataaccacattttatttatccatttatgtaTAGATGGACACTCAGGCTGCTTCCATATctgggctattgtaaataaggcTGTAATGTAcataagggtgcatgtatctttctgaattagtgtcttccttttctttggaTAAGTAccaagaagtggaatttctggatcatatagtagttctatttttagtttttctgagaGGGACTTGTCAACTTTTGTACATTGTAGctgcagcaatttacattcccaccaacagtgtgcaagagttcccttttctccacatccttgtcaacacctGATTTTTGGTTATTGTCAGAGGGGacgcacagtgtgtgtgtgtgtgtgtgtgtgtgtgtgtgtgcatgtgtatgaggTTAGGAACAGGTGAGATAGATAAAGGGGATTGAGAAATAAAAaagtttcatctataaaataaatgtaatgcacagtgtaggaaatatagccaataatattgtaataactctGCATGGTGACAGATGATACCTAGACTtaccatggtgatcattttgtaatgtgtaaaaataacaaatcactatgttgtatacctaaaactaatataatattgtatgtcagttataagaaaaaagagaaataaatgttacTGTTATCATTTTCAATGGCTCTCAGTTTCTTTAACTGCTTAATACTTTGCTATATGTTAGATCTCTTAGTTCCACCTGACACAGTTCAAACTGGTTTTGTGACATGGATGTATCTCTTGTGGTGACGTAGAAGTTGGCTCCAAAACTTTGATTCTTATAGTTGAGTGAATAGGGCTGTCTCCCTTAGCTCTGCCAGATCTCGTTACTTATCTAATGTCACTTCTCTGGAATACAAATGTCTCAtagttctttccttctttttaatgaattaaaaaattaacaatgacttgtgtgtgtgtgtgtgtgtgtgtgtgtgtgtgtgtatgggcacattttaagtgaaaatgagTATCCTTTTTCAGATATACTTTGTCAACTTCTGACTTCACCTTGTCCTACCTGACTTTTCTATCATATTTCAGGTACCATGTGCATTCCCATTCTCTCCTGCTTATCTTAGATATACAGTTAAATTGACTTTCTCATTCTGCTTTCAGCCCTGTTGTGTCAATTATTATATCCTGTCCTGGTGCTACCTTGTCTTCCCATAGAATTCAGACTTACAAATTAGTGGGTTAATTGAACAAAGATAAGTGGATTTTACTCTTTGCAATTCCTTCCATGATCACCCTAAAAATAGTGGAGACTCAGATTTTTTCAGTGTTCCTAGGATTAATTTGCTCCTTTTTGTGACCATACCCCTTTTTGggcactccactattcttgcctggagaatcctgtggacaagagagcctggtggactgctgtccataaggtcgcacagagtcagacaggactgaagtgacttagtatgcatgcttgcattggagaaggaaatggcaacccactccagtattcttgcctggagaatcccagggacaagggagcctggtgggctgccaactatggggtcgcacagagtcggacatgacttaagcgatttagcagcagcagcagcagcagcagtatatgtTATTTTATGAATCATTTGAAGATATCCTCTAGTGTAGCTGGTCTATGATGAAgctgtgtgctcagtggctcagtcatgtccaactcattgcaactctgtggactatagcctgcaaggcttctctgtccatggaattttataggcaagaatactggagtgggtggccatttcctacaccaggggatacttcccacccagggatcaaacccacatttgctgtgtttcctgaattggcaggggggttctttttaccactgagccacctgggaagcccatgatgaaGTTagtcattcttaaaaaaattattaaataatttacttcTATAGTATTGTTTTCTATCAAAGCAATAGCTTTAATctgctctctcttctctgtttcaCAATTCCAAAAACTAATTCTAACCCAGTTACAAAACTTCTCAAGTGCTCTCCTATATGACCACTATTCCAGTTGCTCCCAGCTCATTATTTTCAGAATATGTCCTTCTATGTGTGCTTACAGATTCACCTACACATCCCTACAATTATTTATCCCTACCTTGCTATTGCTGTTTCATTTTTTGGGTGAAATTTTGTGAAATTAGAGAATAGAAAGTTtctatatatccatatatttgttttcacTTAAGTGGCATATTTTTTCCTGTGCAAAGATATTTctaggttcaagagggaggggatatatgtatacctatggctgattcatgttgaggtttgacagaaaacaacaaaattctgtaaagaaattatccttcaattaaaaaataaataaattaaaaaagatatttctaaaatttaataactaaaaattaatggtttccctcatggctcagatggtaaacaatatgctttcaatgcaggagatctgggttaggtctctggggtgggaagatttcctggaagagggcatggctacccactccagtattcttgcttggagaattacatggacagaggagcctggcagtctatacagtccatggggttgccaagagtcagacatgactgagccactaacactttcactcaatagtaaaataaaataaatcatcataaagtactcatttaaaaaaacagtttttctAGAATGTAGCTAATATGTAAGAGGAAGTCATTTCTTATATAatgacatttgtctttttaaaggaTCTCTTAAATACATCCTCCAAGTCTCTGAGTGATACTTCTTTCCATTGCCAATAATATCTCAGTTTATGTAACTCTCAGACATCTCAAGAGAAAATGTAAGTTGGTCACTGATTTCTCATTTCATCTGAGTTTAAATgcaaaattctctttttttatactggaagtgtgtgtgtgtctgcagggAGGCAGAAACCCAAGGGAGCAGGATTCTTAAACCAAATCCTCGTGTTTCCAGCTGCACAACAGTGACTGTTATAGACACAGCATCTTCATCTGGGCAAAGCCAGAGTAGGAGGCCAAGTGGAGGAGTCACACATTGTCTGAAATTGTCAAGCTGTTACTATTATTTGGCACAGACTTTCTCTGTAAGTATTTTTGGGAACAGTACATTGGAAAGCTAAGCATAAGTGACACTTTGAGTTTGGTCCCCAACTTTACTTACTGTTTATTTCAGAGAATATTATTATAGCTGCAGATGTTAGTATGTGAAGACCCTGAAGATCACCAATATCAGAAGAGCATGAGCACATTAGAGTGTGGGTCAGCTGAGCTCACAGAAGTTTGAACTTGTCCGTTGTATcacttaaagtttgtgtttccttgctaattttctgtccttagggataaatctacctaaagaaacaaaatgcctatatatataaaactataaaacactgatgaaagaaatcaaagatgacacaaatataccatgttcatggattggaagaaacaatatagtgaaaatgagtatactatccaaagcaatccatagattcaatgcactccctatcaagctaccaacggtatttttcacagaactagaacaaataatttcacaatttgtatagaaacacaaaaaaccttgaatagccaaagcaatcttgagaaagaagaatggaactggaggaatcaaactacctgacttcaggctatactacaaagctacagtcatcaagacagtatggtactggcacaaagacagaaatatagatcaatggaacaaaatagaaagcccagagataaatacaTGCACCTAGGGACACTTATCTTTgataaagaaggcaagaatatacaatggagaaaagacaatctcattgacaagtggtgctgggaaaactggtcaaccacttgtaaaagaatgaaactagaacactttctagcaacaaacacaaaaataaactcaaaatggattaaagatctaaacataagaccagaaaccataaaactcctagaggaaaacataggcaaaacactctctgacttaaatcacagcaggatcctctatgacccacctcccagagtagtggaaataaaagcaaaaataaacaaattaattaaacttATTAATCAATTAAACTTAATTAATTAAGTTTAAttaaacctaattaaacttaaaaactttttcataatgaaggaaactataagcaaggtgaaaaggcagccttcagaatgggagaaaataacagcaaatgaagccactgacaaagaattaatctcaaaaatatacaagcagctcaataccagaaaaataaacaatccaataaaaaatgagccaaagaagtaaacagacgtttctccaaagaagacacacaaatgattaacaaacacatgaaaagtttctcaacatcactcattatcagagaaacccaaatcaaaaccacaatgaggtaacatCTCAAGCCAGTTAGAatagctgctatcaaaaagtctacaaacaataaatgttggagagggtgtggagaaaaggaaacactcttacactgttggtgggaatgcaaactagtacagccactatggagaacagtgtggaggttcctaaaaatactggaaatagaactgccatacgacccatcaatcccactgctgagcatacacaccgaggaaaccagaattgaaagagacacgtgtatgcCAATATTCAATGCAGCActttataatagctaagatatggaagcaacctagatgtccatcggcagaagaatggataagcaagcgtggtatatatacacaatggaatattactcagttattaaaaagaactcatttgaatcagttctaatgaggtggatgaaactagagcctattacagagtgaaataagtcagaaagtaaaacaccagttcagtatattaatgcacatatatgaaattttgaaagatggtagtgatgatcctatatgcaagacagtaaaagagacatagatgtatagaacagatctttggactctgtgtgagaaggcgagggtgggatgatttgagacaatagaattgaaacatgtatatggccatatgtgaaatatatcaccagtccaagtttgatgcatgaaacagggcactcaaatcTGTGCACTGGCACaagcctgagggatgggatggggagggaggtgggaggtgggttcaggttgggggacacatgtacacgcatggctgattcatctcagtatatggcaaaaaccaccacaatattgtaaagtaattagcctccaattaaaataaataaattaataaaaaaagataaattgtcCCTGATCTTAATGACCTTAATGAGCCACTAGGAGAGGTGGCTAAGAACTGCAGGTTCAGGAAGAGAgataaaaccattaaaaaaaagacctAGAGAATTCCCAGAGAGTCCATGGGAGGAAGATAATTTTCAAATTGGGAGACTAGAGATTGGCCAGAATTGTACTTAAATGTCTAAAGATAATGGGAGAAACAATCAGTTTGATGTCTAAAGCTGAACAGAGCTTCCCTGCAGACGGACCTACAAAGTTGGTAACTTTGCAGACTATCCTCTGTGCGTCAGGCAACCTGTGCATCAACaaactctccaggtgattctgacacaCACTAGTATTGAGGAACCGCTGGTCTAGATAAAAGAGAGTCCCGATGTAATACCCATACTACAgggtcaagaaaaagaaacatctcCAAACCTCGATAGGgagaatttttgtgtgtgtgctccgaAATCCATCTGTTGCTTCAAGAGAGAGCACAGCACAGCCTGGCAACTACTTTACCAGCAGCATCCTGAATGGTTAAGAAGATAACCAAAAGGAACTGACCCTTCAGTCTGTGAGCTTTTATTCTGGGGCATGTTTAAGTATTCCTCAGTTCTTCCCTTGTCTTAGAAactcatttctttaattttttttctttttttttaggaaatgaaaaacaatttgtttgttttaagcagTTACTTACCAAAGACTCATGCAAATAAGACACTGCACAGCTGTCTTTTGTATTTAttgttctctttttcctcttagcACCAACATATTTAcccattttgttttgttcaaaTTTTTAGTGAGTGTTAAGCAACAGTGCCAGTGGTTAATGGTGGAGCAAGAGGTGGAGATAGCATTAATGAGTTAAATGAGTGCAAGGTGTTATGATACTTTCAACAATCTATCAGTCTCCTATCTGAATAGTACTTATTGAGTGCTTATCGTGTTACTAGATATGTGGTATTTTTCTTTGTGCTATAATAAAGAGATAAGATTCCACAGCTGGCAGATGGAACACAGAGTTTTTGGAAGAGAAATAGGAAATGTGAAGGAATATGAGAAAGTTTTATTAATGCTTTGTGCTCAGGATGTTTAAGGGTCACAGAGAACAAGGAGAAGAAGTGGAAAAGCActtaattatatatgtatgtaaaaggAGTAACAAGAAAAAaccatattttttcttaaatttctaagAGGTGTAACTCATGGCACAGATAGAATGGGGCAAAGAGAAGCTATTTATTTGAGGGCAAGAGAGTTAATTctaggagaagggtatgacacaTGCGGAAACACGGAGGTGAGACAAAACAAAGCATGCTCTATAAGGGGCTGTGTCTATGTGAGTGGAGTTGGAACATACTTATGTGAAGGGAGTTATTCTTGCTTCATAAAGTTACGAATGCTAAGGAAAATGGTTTAACAAAGAGTGATTTTATCCAATTTAAATTTTAGACAGATTTTGTGTCAATAGAACTGTGGAGAAACTTGATGGCCTAGAATGAAGGCAGATAAATCCGTCAGGGGATTGCTAACGTAACAGTCAAACTGAATTCATATCTCTTTTCTTTCAGTCAGTTTCAGGCTTATCTGCCAGCCATGGTGTTATCTCTCAACCACACAGGGACCCAAGTGACTGAATTCCTGATGATCTGCTTTCCAGGAATGCAGGAAACCCAGCACTGGCTGTCTCTAGTCCTGGCTCCTCTCCTAGTTTTGGCCCTTGGGGCCAACTTTCTGTTATTACTTGCCATCTGGCAGGAGGCATCTCTGCATGAGCCCATGTACTACCTGCTTGCCATCCTTTCTGTGTTGGATGTCATCCTCTGCCTCACAGTCATCCCTAAGGTCAGGCCCTCCCTGGATTTACTCCCGGGTATTTAATCATCTTTCTCTAAACACTACCTTGCTTTGCAGATGTAAATACTCCTGTAAAATTTTCAATGAGTTGCCAACAGTATCATACTAGGTCTATCACAGCTTCCAGATATGTCTCCTCTCATTCTCAGTGCCTATGATTTTTAAGgtttcacattattttttcaaactgaGAAGCCCTCTCTCAATGTCCGAGTCAGTGATACTCCAAGTTTTGACTTTCTGTTTACTTCTAAGGAGATTCTCCTTGACTCTGAATCACCCCACCCTTATATTCAAGGGCTCAAcacttttctttctaaaacataacaagggacttccctgacagtccagtgcttaagacttcaccttccagtgcaggtcgtgtgggttcgatccctgttgggggagctaagatcctacgtGCCTCaaggccaagaaaccaaaacataaaacagaagcaatgttgtaacaataTTTATTGttcaataaagctttaaaaactgatcaatattaaaaaaactttaaaaactagaTGTATATTTATGTCATATACTGAGGTAGGAGGCATAATTGGAAGATGTTTCTTATGTATAAGGAGAGGTTGGAGGGTGTCCAAATATAATTATTGGGCTTATTGGATTTGATGTCCTTGTGATACATTTAGACGAGCTGATGTGTCCATATGAAGTTTGGGTAAGAACTCtagagaataagagaagacagactagaaacaaatgtttttaaGCAAAAGGGTGTGATCTATAGTTTAAAAGTGTATAAATCGGGCTCTGGAAGTTGGGATGCACATAGAAGGTATTTGAAATTAGGACACTGTCCCCACTAAGATTATGACACTGTGGCTTGGGGATATGAGTGGTTGAAGTCATCAAAAGATTATCCAAGGGTTAGGTACCCTAGGGTGGGAGTGAATGCACcgcttttgaaaataataattctggCAGGTCCTGCTCATCTTCTGGTTCGACATGAAGCCCATCAGCTTTATGGGCTGCTTCCTGCAGATGTTCATCATGAATACATTCCTTCCCATGGAATCCTCCACCTTTCTGGTCATGGcttatgaccgctatgtggccatctgccacccacTGCGCTACCCATCCATCATCACGGAACAGTTTGTCATCAATGCGGCCATCTTCATCATCTTTCGCAATTTGCTGGCCACTCTGCCTACACCAATTCTGGCTGCGAGACTCAATTACTGTGCCAGCAATGTAGTGGAAAACTGTATCTGTGCCAACATTTCTGTAGCAAAGCTCTCCTGTGGAGATATTCACCTGAATAAGCTCTACCAATTTGTGAGTGTTTGGTGCCTGTTAGGTTCTGATCTGGTCCTTATCTTGCTATCCTACTGCTTCATCTTGAGTGCTGTTGTGCATTTGCAGTCAGGAGGTGCAACCACCAAGGCCTTGAGTACTTGTGGTTCCCATCTCATTCTTATACTTTTCTTCTATACATTGCTGCTAGTCTTCATCTTCACAAATAAGGCAGGGAAAAAAGTGTCCCCAGAGGTACCCATTCTTCTCAATGTCTTGCACCATCTCATCCCACCAGCCCTGAACCCCATTGTTTATGGAGTACGAACCCAGGAAATCAAGCAAGGGATTATCAAACTATTCAAGTACCAGTGCTGAGAGATGTGAGTCAAAGATTAGGGATTATGGAAATCTGAGTGTGTCAGTGATGGTTTCAACTGAATACCACAAGGAGCACCATGTAACATCCATGTTGCTACCCTCATCTTTTATTTAAACCTTCCTCAACCACTATCACAATATTTACTCTCAGTAACCCTCTCCTGAAACCCTCATTGAATATGTTTTGGTAtccattattttcttcattctgaGCCCTTGCCATTGTGATATCTCAATTACTCATTCATTAAATAAGTATTTAGTGTCTTCCACATACTACTCAGTCTTTACATTCCAAATACCCTCACATGTAATTACCAGAGCAGGGATGGAACAGTGCTTCAAATAGAACATGAGGAGTATGGGTAAGACTGGAAAAAACAATGCAGACTTTACTTCAATAATCCAAGTGGGAAATGATAATTATTTGAACTAAGGTGGTGCGTGAAAATTGAAGTTATGGGTCACAAGATTTGCTGAGAGTTCATAAGGAGGTTATAAAAGATTGAGAGGAATGAAGGGTTACACCAAAGTTTTTTTGCAAGAACAATAAAAAAAGCAGAATTGCATCAATggcagagcttttttttttttttacatatgctATCAGAAGTTTAGCTTTAAACACTGAATTTTATTTCCACACCAAATTCCTCCAAATGACTCTACCTTTGAAAAGATCTCCAGTATATTCTGACAGGCCTACAATGATAGTCACCTTCTCATAGCCAATCTTCCTTTGTTTGTTTGGAACCAGAAGTTCTGCTATTTGTGATCAGATCTTCCCTGTCATCTCTGCCTTATCCTCCCCATGGCTGTATCCCTCCCTAGGACTTCCACTACTTCTTAgacttctgctttttctttgtttagcACTCTGTACACATTGCTCCAACTGACTGGAACAGTATTCTCCATATGTTCAAATGATGAACTTTTCAACATTCATAATCTCAATTCAAAAACCACCTATACAGGGAGCACTTCCTTAATAATTGCATCCAAAGTAGCATACTTCTCTTAGATCATGCTAACACGTTGTATTACCTTTTTTCTTTATAGCACTTGtcattttctgaatttatttatttatttctttaatttcccttTAAATATACTTAGATTTAAGTCTCTTTTGCTCATGACCCTATCTTCAAATCCTAGATCTTGATATATCTGACAATATTTCAGGTGCTGAATACATAGATAAAGGAACAACTGGTCTCAAAATTTGGTGTGTATGGTCACTGTCATGTCCTGGAAACATTCTGAAATATATACTTAAATCAATCTCCAGTGTCAGTTGGCACGTCCTCTaagacaggggtccccaacctctgggatccaatgtctgatgatctgaggtggagctgatataaatagaatagaaataaagtgcaaaataaatataatgtgcctaaatcattctgaaaccatcccccaccccttagtccatggaaaaattgtcttccacaaaaccagttccTGGTGCCCAAAAGGTTAGGGACTGATCCTCTAAGATATACATTTGATACATATATCAGTATAGGGGAAGACTTTCTAATTATTAGTAATGTTAAAATTGCCAATATAGCCTTCATTTTAACATTACCTGGATATTTGTTCTACGGTTCAAAGGACCACATTTCCTATTTGTGTTTTTTCCAAATGTTAGATTATAAAACATTCTATTTCTCTTAcacattctttaaaatgtttttaaaaaattaaaatcagccAATTTCAAATACTGATGTATAAGATTATGAAAATCTGTTAAGCAagatttaaatgagataaaaatacatGTTATCTTTATGATAATTGTCTTTAAACATGAGCAACCATTGCTTATCCTGATGTTGATAATCCTTATTATTCACCAATAACAACTAATTAGGAATAACAATTTCCTGGATTTATTTACAGCTTATCTTCAGGCTCAGGGCTGTCACTGCAGGATTTGGGCATGTCTGATATGCATAAAGCTAATACAAAAGACTTCCCCCATTTTAGTCTTTTCACTCTATTTTCTAATATTCTATCTTTTCCCATTATTTTAGCACAAAGAAGCctgattccctggcttccttttctatttgtggtaaagcaaaaacaaatacagaaacatCATTTATTACTATGGGCATTTTTTGAGAGTAAATGTTTCTTTGTCTAATTAGCTAACTTTTCCTATCTACTTACCTGAGTTTCACATCAGTGATTGGAAAAATAATCTTAATTCACATTATGTAATTTGAATGGTATATAGCCATTCTtactctctgttttgtttttcacatagAAATT comes from Cervus elaphus chromosome 1, mCerEla1.1, whole genome shotgun sequence and encodes:
- the LOC122695352 gene encoding olfactory receptor 56A4-like, whose translation is MVLSLNHTGTQVTEFLMICFPGMQETQHWLSLVLAPLLVLALGANFLLLLAIWQEASLHEPMYYLLAILSVLDVILCLTVIPKVLLIFWFDMKPISFMGCFLQMFIMNTFLPMESSTFLVMAYDRYVAICHPLRYPSIITEQFVINAAIFIIFRNLLATLPTPILAARLNYCASNVVENCICANISVAKLSCGDIHLNKLYQFVSVWCLLGSDLVLILLSYCFILSAVVHLQSGGATTKALSTCGSHLILILFFYTLLLVFIFTNKAGKKVSPEVPILLNVLHHLIPPALNPIVYGVRTQEIKQGIIKLFKYQC